In Herbinix luporum, a single window of DNA contains:
- the coaD gene encoding pantetheine-phosphate adenylyltransferase, with translation MKIGIYPGSFDPITLGHLDIIIRASKLVDQLVIGILKNISKNTIFTVEERVELVNRVLKENNLDTKVKVESFDGLLVDFAKECNASFIVRGLRAITDFDYELQLAQTNHKLNQDIDTIFFTTRLEYSYLSSSTVREIASFGGDIKQFVPECVVQSVYDKYKAIRSV, from the coding sequence ATGAAAATAGGAATATATCCGGGAAGTTTTGATCCTATTACTTTGGGACATTTAGATATTATAATAAGGGCTTCAAAGTTGGTGGATCAGTTAGTTATAGGTATACTTAAGAATATTTCTAAAAACACTATTTTTACTGTAGAGGAAAGGGTTGAACTGGTAAATAGGGTTCTTAAGGAGAATAACTTAGATACTAAAGTTAAAGTGGAATCCTTTGATGGTTTATTAGTAGATTTTGCAAAAGAATGTAATGCTTCCTTTATTGTAAGAGGACTCCGGGCTATAACGGATTTTGATTATGAACTTCAATTAGCTCAGACTAATCATAAACTCAATCAGGATATAGACACAATATTTTTTACTACAAGATTGGAATATTCATATTTAAGTTCCAGTACGGTAAGGGAAATAGCAAGTTTTGGTGGAGATATAAAACAGTTTGTGCCGGAGTGTGTAGTACAGTCAGTATATGATAAATATAAAGCGATAAGGAGTGTTTGA
- the rsmD gene encoding 16S rRNA (guanine(966)-N(2))-methyltransferase RsmD: protein MRVIAGKAKRIKLKTPQGYDTRPTTDRIKETLFNILNPYLADVNFLDLFSGSGAIGIEALSRGAKSAVFVENDKAAINCIKANLKLTKLEAQAELYFMSVFEAIKTLQLKGKVFDLVFMDPPYNIGLERDILLSLENSNIIARDTIIVVEASLETSFDYLKDTKYNIFKQKEYKTNQHVFLELT from the coding sequence ATGAGAGTTATTGCAGGAAAAGCCAAAAGGATAAAATTAAAGACACCCCAAGGTTATGACACTAGGCCGACAACAGATAGGATTAAAGAAACTCTTTTTAATATCCTAAATCCATATTTGGCTGACGTGAATTTTCTTGATCTTTTTTCAGGTAGCGGAGCAATCGGTATAGAAGCCTTGTCAAGAGGCGCTAAATCTGCTGTATTTGTGGAAAATGACAAGGCAGCTATTAATTGTATAAAAGCAAATCTAAAGTTAACAAAGCTTGAAGCCCAGGCTGAGCTTTACTTTATGAGTGTGTTCGAAGCCATTAAGACTTTGCAGCTTAAAGGTAAAGTGTTTGATTTAGTATTTATGGATCCCCCTTATAATATTGGCCTTGAGCGTGATATACTACTTTCATTAGAAAATTCAAATATTATAGCTAGAGATACGATTATTGTTGTTGAGGCTTCATTAGAGACAAGCTTTGATTATTTGAAAGATACAAAATATAATATATTTAAGCAAAAAGAGTACAAGACTAACCAGCATGTTTTTCTTGAATTGACATAA
- a CDS encoding alpha/beta-type small acid-soluble spore protein — MARNRIEIPEAKEALERFKFEVANELGVPLKKGYNGDLTSYQNGSVGGYMVKKMIQDAQRRMAGQ; from the coding sequence ATGGCAAGAAACAGAATAGAAATACCTGAAGCTAAAGAAGCATTAGAACGATTTAAATTCGAGGTTGCTAATGAACTTGGAGTTCCTTTAAAGAAAGGCTATAACGGTGACTTAACCTCTTATCAGAACGGTTCTGTAGGAGGTTACATGGTTAAGAAAATGATTCAGGATGCACAAAGAAGAATGGCTGGACAGTAA
- a CDS encoding citrate/2-methylcitrate synthase, with protein sequence MSKYSDITPEIYNLADKIKKNCVIDPELYTKYEVKRGLRDISGKGVLAGLTEICEVHSYTIVDNEYVPCEGKLYYRGIDVEEIINGFIKDDRFGFEEVTYLLLFGELPSRKQLDEFIKQLEFYRQLPPSFVRDIIMKAPSKDMMNTLARSVLTLYSYDEQADNISIENVLRQGLQLIALFPLLSVYGYKAYRHYHFGKSLVIHPPKAGLSTAENLLYMLRSNKKYSKLEAKILDIALVLHAEHGGGNNSTFTTHVVSSSGTDTYSAIAASLGSLKGPRHGGANIKVMQMFDDMKAKVKDWTNEEEVAKYLSDLLNKKAFDKSGLIYGMGHAVYSISDPRANVFKQYVKSLSEEKGMQEEYALYEMVERLAPEIIAKERKIYKGVSANVDFYSGFVYRMLGLPVELYTPIFAVARISGWMAHRLEELNNGGKIIRPAYKSVSKHRPYVDLKDREEKIEQ encoded by the coding sequence ATGAGCAAATACTCTGATATTACTCCAGAAATATATAATCTGGCTGACAAGATAAAGAAAAATTGTGTCATAGATCCGGAATTATATACTAAGTATGAAGTAAAGAGAGGTTTACGTGATATAAGCGGAAAGGGTGTACTGGCAGGACTTACAGAAATCTGTGAAGTGCATTCTTATACCATAGTTGATAATGAATATGTACCCTGTGAAGGTAAGTTATATTATCGTGGAATTGACGTGGAGGAAATCATTAATGGCTTTATAAAAGATGATCGTTTTGGATTTGAGGAAGTAACATATCTTTTATTATTTGGAGAATTACCTAGTAGAAAGCAGCTGGATGAATTTATTAAGCAGCTGGAATTTTACCGCCAGCTTCCTCCTAGTTTTGTTAGGGATATAATTATGAAGGCTCCCAGTAAAGACATGATGAATACCTTGGCTCGCAGTGTACTTACTTTGTATTCCTATGATGAACAAGCTGATAATATATCCATAGAAAATGTACTGCGCCAGGGACTTCAGCTGATTGCCTTATTCCCTCTCTTGTCTGTCTATGGATATAAAGCATACCGCCATTATCATTTTGGAAAAAGCTTAGTTATTCATCCTCCTAAAGCAGGCCTATCTACAGCTGAAAATTTATTATATATGCTACGGTCCAATAAAAAATATAGTAAGTTGGAAGCTAAAATACTTGATATAGCACTGGTTCTTCATGCAGAGCATGGGGGAGGTAATAACTCCACATTTACAACTCACGTTGTATCATCCTCAGGTACAGATACCTATTCTGCTATTGCCGCTTCTTTAGGTTCATTAAAAGGACCAAGACACGGGGGAGCCAATATTAAGGTAATGCAGATGTTTGATGATATGAAGGCAAAAGTAAAAGACTGGACCAATGAAGAAGAGGTTGCCAAATATCTGTCTGATTTGCTAAATAAAAAAGCTTTTGATAAATCAGGCTTAATCTATGGTATGGGTCATGCGGTTTATTCAATTTCTGATCCCAGAGCCAATGTATTTAAACAATATGTAAAAAGTTTATCTGAAGAGAAGGGTATGCAGGAAGAATACGCCCTTTATGAAATGGTTGAACGACTGGCTCCTGAAATTATTGCTAAGGAGAGAAAGATTTATAAAGGTGTCAGCGCCAATGTGGATTTTTATAGCGGCTTTGTATATCGTATGTTAGGTCTTCCGGTAGAACTATATACTCCGATATTTGCTGTAGCTAGAATATCCGGCTGGATGGCACATCGTCTAGAGGAACTTAACAACGGAGGAAAAATCATACGTCCTGCCTATAAGAGTGTATCCAAACACAGGCCTTATGTGGATTTGAAGGATCGTGAAGAGAAGATTGAGCAATAA
- a CDS encoding DUF2298 domain-containing protein — translation MDNIFNILLLGEDMLPFLQWWLLVFCLGLIYMPLSGLLFSNLADKGYLFSKTIGIAISGYLMWVLSALKIMKFTTGSCIITVAVGLVFNFIILLYYKLNIDKNVISLDNLKENLGIFLTEEVLFFLIFLFFTYIRGFKPEAYGTEKFMDYGFMTTMMRSDYMPPQDFWYSGTKLNYYYVGQFIATYLTRLSFVQVSHGYNLMLMMVGAFAFMLPFSIGYNLMMRLKGHNNNKPSIWAGLSGLLAAAGVCVAGNMHYPIYRWIIPTINRITGNLKDNYYYWFPDATRYIGYNPETNDKTIHEFPAYSFVLGDLHAHVINILFVLTVLGILLSWLFNQTNHRNSEKEIKKEIFNPQIIVLGFFIGLFHTTNFWDYPIYYVVSGAIILFSNMIAYNFKKEAYYLTGLQGVFIFLLGELFALPFRLQFDQISASALLAENHTPLYQFMVLWGLPIITVFTFLVFSITDFVDKKGNFKKNRGKSETIIQKIGRLISSYMESLTDTDLYVITIGLCAIGLVILPEIIYVKDIYSGDYKRANTMFKLTYQAFIMFGICFGYIFIRLLRYGSKTARKVFASISLLVFCLTLPYSVNAVKSWYGNIFNREGYKGIDASAFMKENFKDDYLATKWLNENISGTPVVLEANGLSYTEYQRVSVITGLPTVLGWYTHEQLWKSSPDSSNDLVTSQLNDRANDIEAIYTSQDESLVKELIGKYNISYIYVGLLEEQKYEGVNHDLIKSLGEIVFENPVSDEFQYKTYIVKVKSQ, via the coding sequence GTGGATAATATTTTTAATATACTTCTATTGGGAGAGGATATGCTGCCCTTTTTACAATGGTGGTTACTAGTTTTTTGCCTTGGACTTATATACATGCCACTATCCGGTTTGTTATTTTCTAACTTGGCTGATAAAGGATATTTATTTTCGAAGACCATAGGAATTGCAATTTCCGGCTATTTGATGTGGGTGCTTTCGGCACTGAAAATAATGAAATTTACTACCGGCTCCTGTATTATAACTGTGGCTGTGGGACTGGTTTTTAATTTTATTATTTTGCTTTATTATAAGCTTAACATAGATAAAAATGTAATCTCATTAGATAATTTAAAAGAAAATCTAGGTATTTTTCTTACTGAGGAAGTTTTGTTTTTTCTAATCTTTTTATTTTTTACCTATATCAGGGGATTTAAGCCTGAGGCATATGGAACAGAAAAATTTATGGACTACGGTTTTATGACTACCATGATGCGCAGCGACTATATGCCGCCACAGGATTTTTGGTATAGCGGGACAAAGCTTAATTATTACTATGTGGGTCAATTTATAGCCACCTATTTAACCAGGCTTTCCTTTGTGCAGGTATCCCATGGATACAATTTAATGTTAATGATGGTAGGAGCCTTTGCTTTTATGCTTCCCTTTTCCATAGGCTATAATTTGATGATGAGGTTAAAGGGTCATAATAATAACAAGCCTTCTATATGGGCGGGCCTATCGGGATTACTTGCCGCAGCTGGGGTATGTGTGGCTGGTAATATGCATTATCCTATATATCGGTGGATTATCCCCACTATAAATAGAATAACCGGCAACTTAAAGGATAATTATTATTATTGGTTTCCCGATGCAACCAGGTATATCGGATATAATCCTGAGACCAATGATAAGACAATTCATGAATTTCCGGCATATTCCTTCGTACTGGGAGACCTTCATGCCCATGTAATTAATATTTTATTTGTTCTTACAGTACTAGGAATATTATTGTCATGGCTTTTTAATCAGACAAATCACCGTAATAGTGAAAAAGAGATTAAAAAGGAAATTTTTAATCCTCAAATAATAGTACTGGGCTTTTTTATAGGATTATTTCATACTACAAATTTTTGGGATTACCCCATATATTATGTGGTTTCGGGAGCTATAATTTTATTTTCTAATATGATTGCATATAATTTTAAGAAAGAGGCTTATTATCTGACAGGCCTTCAGGGAGTTTTTATCTTTTTACTGGGGGAATTATTTGCCCTACCCTTTAGGCTGCAATTTGATCAAATTTCAGCCTCGGCTCTTTTGGCAGAAAATCATACTCCCTTGTACCAGTTTATGGTCTTGTGGGGATTGCCTATTATTACCGTATTTACATTCCTTGTATTTTCAATTACTGATTTTGTAGATAAAAAAGGAAATTTTAAGAAGAATAGGGGTAAAAGCGAAACTATAATACAAAAGATTGGAAGGTTGATTTCATCATATATGGAATCCCTTACAGATACAGATTTATATGTTATTACTATTGGGCTTTGTGCTATAGGTCTGGTTATTCTTCCGGAAATTATTTATGTAAAGGATATATATTCCGGAGATTATAAAAGAGCCAATACCATGTTTAAATTGACCTATCAGGCATTTATCATGTTTGGAATTTGCTTTGGTTATATCTTTATCAGGCTCTTAAGGTATGGTAGTAAAACTGCTAGGAAAGTATTTGCTTCCATATCCTTATTGGTATTTTGTCTTACCCTTCCTTATTCTGTAAACGCAGTAAAATCATGGTACGGCAATATATTTAATCGGGAAGGATATAAGGGAATTGATGCAAGCGCATTTATGAAGGAGAATTTTAAGGATGATTATCTTGCCACTAAGTGGCTTAATGAGAATATATCGGGAACCCCAGTGGTCCTTGAAGCCAATGGACTTAGCTACACAGAATATCAAAGGGTTTCTGTAATTACAGGCCTGCCTACTGTTCTTGGATGGTACACCCATGAACAGCTATGGAAATCCAGCCCGGATAGTAGCAATGATTTAGTAACATCACAGTTAAATGATAGGGCTAATGATATTGAAGCAATCTATACATCCCAGGATGAAAGTTTGGTTAAGGAGTTAATTGGCAAGTACAATATTTCTTATATTTATGTGGGCTTATTGGAGGAGCAAAAATACGAAGGGGTTAACCATGACCTTATTAAATCTTTGGGTGAAATTGTATTTGAAAATCCTGTTTCCGATGAATTTCAGTATAAAACATATATAGTTAAGGTAAAAAGTCAGTAA
- a CDS encoding glycosyltransferase family 2 protein produces the protein MDKLYIVIPAYNEEENIKAVINDWYPIVDKIGNGSRLVIIDDGSKDMTYSIIKEQADKLEALEAITKANGGHGATILYGYKYAIKEGADYIFQTDSDGQTLPEEFWSFWEKRQEADMVIGHRKGRQDGFSRVFVTKTLKLVLRFCFHVNIKDANTPFRLMKASTLKEQIHLVPDEYNLSNVLISVIYARKKLKVEYMPITFRPRQGGVNSINMKRIIRIGRQALRDFKRINQLLKKENI, from the coding sequence ATGGATAAATTATATATTGTAATTCCTGCCTATAATGAAGAAGAAAATATTAAGGCAGTAATTAATGATTGGTATCCTATAGTAGACAAAATTGGAAATGGCAGCAGATTAGTTATTATTGATGACGGAAGCAAGGATATGACATACTCTATTATTAAAGAGCAGGCTGATAAGCTAGAGGCCTTAGAAGCTATTACTAAAGCCAATGGGGGCCATGGGGCAACTATTCTTTATGGTTATAAATATGCCATAAAAGAAGGAGCAGATTACATATTTCAGACAGATTCTGACGGACAGACACTGCCGGAAGAATTTTGGTCTTTTTGGGAAAAAAGACAGGAAGCGGACATGGTTATAGGACATCGAAAGGGCAGGCAAGACGGATTTTCCCGAGTGTTTGTAACTAAAACTCTAAAATTGGTTCTTAGATTTTGTTTTCATGTAAACATAAAAGATGCCAATACCCCATTTAGATTGATGAAGGCTTCAACCTTGAAGGAGCAAATTCATTTAGTACCTGATGAATACAATTTATCCAATGTCTTAATATCCGTAATCTATGCAAGAAAAAAGCTGAAAGTAGAGTATATGCCAATAACATTTAGACCAAGACAAGGTGGAGTAAATTCCATTAATATGAAGAGGATAATTAGAATTGGCAGGCAGGCTCTTAGGGATTTTAAAAGAATAAACCAGCTGCTAAAGAAGGAAAATATTTAA
- the glf gene encoding UDP-galactopyranose mutase — protein sequence MKFKYVIVGAGLAGLTVAERIANELNEKVLVIEKRGHIGGNVYDSYNNDGILIHNYGPHIFHTNDREVYLYLSKFTKWNDFWHRVLTYVDGNLVPMPITVETINKLYNLNLDCFQVEEFLKQQAEDIKEVKTSKDVALSKVGQDIYEKIFETYTKKQWGVDPGQLDTSVISRIPIRLNRDTRYFADKYQGMPSHGYTKMCENMVANKNIKIMLNTDYKEVMDQIDYDYLIYTGPTDEFYNYKHGKLAYRSIRFEFETFDLEEYQEAPVVNYPNDYDYTRITEFKKLTWQKHNKTTICKEFPCAEGEPYYPFPTKDCKAQFALYEEEMKKETNVIFLGRLAEYRYYNMDAVVRRAIDVFKELSNNVR from the coding sequence ATGAAATTTAAGTATGTAATTGTAGGTGCCGGACTGGCAGGGCTTACTGTAGCCGAAAGGATAGCAAATGAACTTAATGAAAAAGTGTTAGTAATTGAAAAAAGAGGTCATATAGGAGGAAATGTATATGATTCCTACAATAATGACGGTATTCTAATTCATAATTATGGACCTCATATATTCCATACCAATGACAGGGAGGTATATTTATATCTATCAAAATTTACTAAATGGAATGATTTCTGGCACAGGGTGCTTACTTATGTGGACGGTAATTTGGTTCCCATGCCTATTACGGTAGAGACTATCAATAAGCTATATAATCTTAATCTAGATTGTTTCCAGGTGGAGGAGTTCTTAAAACAGCAGGCAGAGGATATTAAAGAGGTTAAAACCAGTAAGGATGTGGCCTTAAGTAAAGTAGGACAAGATATCTATGAAAAGATATTTGAAACCTATACTAAGAAACAATGGGGTGTAGACCCAGGCCAACTGGATACTTCTGTAATATCAAGGATTCCTATTCGTCTAAATCGTGATACCAGATATTTTGCTGACAAGTATCAAGGTATGCCAAGTCACGGTTATACCAAGATGTGTGAGAATATGGTTGCCAACAAGAATATAAAGATTATGCTAAATACCGATTATAAAGAAGTTATGGATCAGATAGATTATGATTATCTAATCTATACAGGTCCTACTGATGAGTTCTATAATTATAAGCATGGAAAATTGGCATACCGTAGCATAAGATTTGAATTTGAAACCTTTGATTTGGAAGAATATCAAGAAGCTCCTGTTGTAAATTACCCCAATGATTATGACTATACCAGAATTACAGAGTTTAAAAAGCTTACTTGGCAGAAACATAATAAAACAACAATATGTAAGGAGTTTCCTTGTGCAGAAGGAGAACCTTATTATCCTTTTCCTACTAAGGATTGTAAGGCTCAATTTGCCCTGTATGAAGAGGAGATGAAAAAGGAAACTAATGTAATCTTCTTAGGACGTTTAGCTGAATATCGCTATTATAATATGGATGCCGTAGTTAGAAGAGCTATAGATGTATTTAAGGAATTAAGTAATAATGTTAGATAA